The sequence TTCTTGCTTGTTCAAATCTTTTGATTTCAGCATTTAAAAACTTTATACCATCACAGGTAAGAATCCCAGCGTATATTATGATAATTGCTTCATTGGTAACTATTGTACAGATGGTAATGGAGGCATATACTCCAGAGCTATATAAAGTGCTAGGATTATTTATTCCTCTTATTGTTGTTAACTGTATTGTACTTGGAAGAGCTGAAAGTTTTGCATCAAAAAATGGTGTGTTTGCGTCTTTCTTAGATGGAATTGGTTCAGGACTTGGATTTACTCTTTCGTTGACAGTATTAGGAGTGATTAGAGAAGTTTTAGGAAACGGGACTATATTTGGATTAAGAGTAACACCAGAATCATATTCACCTGCTTTAATATTCATATTAGCTCCAGGGGCATTTATAACTATTGCCTTTATAAAAGCTTTCCTTAACTATCTTGAAATGAAAAAGAGTAAGGAGGGATAATCGTGAGTTTTGGTAGTTTATTCGGTATAATTATTGGTTCAATATTTATAAATAACGTTATTTTTGCTAAGTTCTTAGGATGTTGTCCATTTATGGGAGTATCTAAAAAAGTTGATGCTTCTTTAGGAATGGGAATGGCTGTAACATTTGTTATAACTATTGCTTCTGCAGTTACTTGGCTTGTATATCATTTTTTATTAGCTCCATTTGGATTGGGATATCTTCAAACTATTGCTTTTATTTTGATAATCGCGGCATTAGTTCAATTTGTTGAAATGGCTATTGCTAAGACATCACCATCACTATATAAAGCATTAGGAGTTTTCCTACCACTTATTACTACAAACTGTGCAGTGCTAGGGGTTGCAATTATCAATATTCAAGAGGGATATAACTTCATTGAAACAATTGTAAATGGTTTTGCAGTTGCGGTAGGATTCTCATTAGCATTAGTTTTACTAGCTGGAATTAGAGAGAGAATAGAGTATTCAGCAATTCCAGCACCATTTAGAGGGATTCCAATTGCCTTTATCTGTGCAGGATTGCTTGCTATGGCATTTATGGGATTCAGTGGTATGCAAATTTAAAAATTATTGGAGGTTAATATGGAGGCAGTATTAATACCAGCTATTGTGTTGGGGGTAACAGGACTTGCTATGGGGTTATTCCTTGCGTTCGCGTCTATTAAGTTTGAGGTACAAGTAGACCCAAAAATAGAAGCAATTGGTGGGATTCTTCCGGGAGCAAACTGTGGAGGATGTGGATTTCCAGGATGTTCTGGATATGCAGCTGCAATAGTAGAAGAGGGAGTACCTATGTCACTATGTGCACCTGGTGGAGCATCTGTGGCAGCTAAAATTGGAGAGATTATGGGAGCATCTGTAGATGTTTCTTCTGAAAAAATAGTGGCTAGAGTATTATGTCAAGGTGATAATACTAGAACTACTAAGATATATGATTTCGAAGGAGAGTTACAAACTTGTGCAGCTATGACACTTTATGCTGGCGGAGATAAATCTTGTGCTTACTCATGTTTAGGTCATGGAGATTGTGAAAAAGTTTGTCCAGTAGATGCCATTAAAGTAAATAAAAGAGGTATAGCTGAGGTTGATGAAGATAAGTGTATCTCTTGTGGACTTTGTCAAAAAGCTTGTCCTAAGAGTGTAATAGCTATGTTACCAAAAAATAAAAAGGTAACTGTAACTTGTTCTTCTAAAGATAAGGGAGCAGTTGCTAAAAAAGCTTGTACTACGGCTTGTATAGGATGTGGAATCTGTGCTAAGAACTGTCCAGTAGATGCTATTACAGTTGAGAATAATTTAGCTAAGATAGATCCAGCTAAATGTATCTCTTGTGGAATCTGTGCTACTAAGTGTCCTACAAAAGCTATAGTTAGTGATATAGAGCCTAGAAAAGCTGAGATTATAGAAGATAACTGTATAGGATGTACAGCTTGTGCTAGAAAATGTCCAGTATCTGCTATTGAAGGAGCAGTAAAAGAAAAGCATCACGTAATTACTGACAAATGTGTAGGATGTGGAATTTGTTTTGATGCTTGTAAGTTTAAGGCAATAAAAATGAATGTTGTATAAAGTAAATTAATGTATAAAAGAAAGGGCAGGAAGAAATCCTACCCTTTTTATATTGAAGTAAAACTAGAAAAGATATTTTCCATTAATTAATAATAATTAAGATTAGTGCTCTGTTTAATAAAAAGAAAAAATAGTATTATATATGTATCCAAAGGAGGCCACCAAGGAAATAAATTAAGAGGGGGAATTATTATGTCAATACAAGCAACAGTACAAAAAGAAGTTGAAAAGATGCAAAATACTATTAAAAGAGAGGCAGCTATAGAAAATGAGGTGCAGAATTATACAGCTGTAATGGAACATATAGCAGAGATGAAGGAAGCTTCAGAGCCATTGCCAGAAGAGACAAATTTCACTAGTTATGATGAATGGCAAGCAGATGTAGAAAAGAAATTAAAATCTAAAAATTCATCTCTAGCTACAATAGAAAAATATAAAGAACTCATAGTTGCCTATCAGTATTACTTAGAGCAAAATCCTATAGAATAGGAAACAAAAGGGGAATGTTGTAGAACTACAGCATTCCCTTTAATCTTTTATCCCTCTGGTTTAATAACCCTATTTTCTATTCTCTCTTTTACTTGATATAGCTATTTTGATATAAAAGGAGGTGATAATATGAAAAGAAATGGATTAAAGATAGGCTTAGCACTATCTGGTGGTGGAATGAGGGCTATAATATTTCATCTAGGAGTATTAAAATATTTAGCTGAGAAAAAATTATTAGAAAATGTGGAATATGTATCTTCAGTATCAGGGGGAAGTATAACTCTAGCTCTTATGTATACGAACAATAATATGCATTGGGTAAGTAGTGATGAGTACATAGATAGAGTACTACCTAGTATAAGAAGAATGATATTGAGTGAGGATATAGAAAGACGATTTATATTGAGAAGTATAATAGATATACCACATATATTAGATACTAAGTGTAAGAAATTAGCTAATACTATGAAAATATTTTGGGGAATGAATGGAAAATTAGGAGAACTGCCTAAAAATCCTAGATGGGATATCAATGCTGTAACATATGAGACTGGAAAGAGATTCTTCTTTTCTCAGGAAAGATGTGGAGATAACAGAATTGGGTATTTTTATGGAGAGGAGTTGGATATAGCGGAAGCAGTTGCTGCATCAGCAGGATTTCCAATTTTAATAGGAATGTATGAATTAAAAAGAGATAATTTTGAATGGTTTGATAGATATGGAGAGAAGAAAATAGAACCAAGTAAGGGAAAACTTCACCTATGGGATGGAGGAATCTATGATAATCTTGGACTGGAGCCGATATTTCAGAGGATACTCAGAGAGGATGAAAAAGTGAATTACTATATAGTGAGTGATGCTGGGGCTGGTAGTAAGGAGTTTGTTGTATATAGGAAAATATTTGGAAGAGTCAGAGCTTTAAAAAGACTCTTAGATATTTCAATGGAGCAAGTTGATAGTCTCAATAGTAGATTTTATAAAGAGTATATTGAAAGAGAGAAAAATGGAGTATATATCAGAATAGGAGAGAGTGCTTTTGAAATATTAAAAGATAGAGAAATGGAGGAATGGAGAAAGTTAAAAAGAATAAATAATAGTTTGAGTATTAAGGAGTGTAGATGGGCAGAGTGTTATCCTACTAACCTTAAAAAACCTAAGGAAGAGGAGTTTGATAAGTTATTAAGGCATGGGTATGAGAGTATGTTATTAAAGAGTCTATAATATAAAGAAGTTTTTCTCTATCTCAATTTTTAAGACAGAGGGAAAAATTAAAAAAATTGAGCCTGTTATGACAAAAAAATATGCTAAAATCCTAAAAAATTTATGGGAGGTACAGATGTATTTAAACTATATTAATTATTTTAGAGGCTTTGCTATCTTGATGGTTGTATTAGGACATTTTCTATATTTTCCTGAGAGTACAGTAACAGAAAAGATAGTAAAAGCAGTTATAAAAGGTGGAACAAGCCCTTTCGTATTTATATCAGGCTTTCTATTTCATCACATATTCTATAGGAGAGGATTTGATTATAAAAAATTTATGAAAAATAAGTTTAAAAATGTACTTTTACCCTATACTATAGTAGTCATACCAGGCCTTATATATGTAGTTTCACAGCACAATTTAGATTCATATATATATGAAAAAAGTAAGGTTTTATATATAATACTATACTACCTATCTGGGAATGCTCTCACAGCAACTTGGTATATTCCATTTGCTATGTTATTGTTTTTAGCTTCACCTATATTTGTTAAATTTATCAATCTAAAGAATACTGAGCAAAAAGTAATAATATTTTTATTATTGATTATAAGCATGATAATTCAAAGACCTATAAGGGATCTAACTATCAATCTCTTTCAAGCTTTTATATATTTTTCACCATTTTACTGTTTAGGGATATATGTATCAATGAACAAGGAAAAAATAGGAAAGATATTAGAAAGAAATACATTAATTTTGGGAATTATATGGTTAATAACATTAATTTTTCAAGTTAAATATAATATCTTAGAGACAACACAAAAAAGTATCTTTGAAATAAAAGGAGTTGATTTAGTAGTCCCTGAAAAATTTTTTATCTGTCTTTTCTTTTTAGGACTTTTTATAAAATTAGAAAATTTAAATAATGCTTTAGGAGATGGAATAAAGAAAATTTTAAATCTATTAGCAGAGTGTAGCTTTGGAATATTTTTTATACATAATTATTTTATTTTACTATTCTGGGAAAAATATCATACTGGGATAGGGATATTGCAGAGCTTAACTTTAGGTATTGTAACAATTTTTTTATCAACATTGATAGTTTTACTCTTTAAAAAAGGACTTGGAAAAAATAGTAGGATATTGATTGGAAGTTAAGAGGATAGAAAACCTATTCTCTTAATTTTTGTATATTATCAATAATAATATTTTATGCATAAAGGATTATAAAAATGAACAAAAGCTAAATAAAATCTAATTTTAATTTTATACTATTGACTTTATTAAGAAA comes from Fusobacterium necrogenes and encodes:
- a CDS encoding patatin-like phospholipase family protein, which encodes MKRNGLKIGLALSGGGMRAIIFHLGVLKYLAEKKLLENVEYVSSVSGGSITLALMYTNNNMHWVSSDEYIDRVLPSIRRMILSEDIERRFILRSIIDIPHILDTKCKKLANTMKIFWGMNGKLGELPKNPRWDINAVTYETGKRFFFSQERCGDNRIGYFYGEELDIAEAVAASAGFPILIGMYELKRDNFEWFDRYGEKKIEPSKGKLHLWDGGIYDNLGLEPIFQRILREDEKVNYYIVSDAGAGSKEFVVYRKIFGRVRALKRLLDISMEQVDSLNSRFYKEYIEREKNGVYIRIGESAFEILKDREMEEWRKLKRINNSLSIKECRWAECYPTNLKKPKEEEFDKLLRHGYESMLLKSL
- the rsxE gene encoding electron transport complex subunit RsxE encodes the protein MKTNYGKIIMSGIFKENPIFVLFLGLCPTLGVTSSAINGLSMGIAVIAVLACSNLLISAFKNFIPSQVRIPAYIMIIASLVTIVQMVMEAYTPELYKVLGLFIPLIVVNCIVLGRAESFASKNGVFASFLDGIGSGLGFTLSLTVLGVIREVLGNGTIFGLRVTPESYSPALIFILAPGAFITIAFIKAFLNYLEMKKSKEG
- the rsxA gene encoding electron transport complex subunit RsxA; its protein translation is MSFGSLFGIIIGSIFINNVIFAKFLGCCPFMGVSKKVDASLGMGMAVTFVITIASAVTWLVYHFLLAPFGLGYLQTIAFILIIAALVQFVEMAIAKTSPSLYKALGVFLPLITTNCAVLGVAIINIQEGYNFIETIVNGFAVAVGFSLALVLLAGIRERIEYSAIPAPFRGIPIAFICAGLLAMAFMGFSGMQI
- a CDS encoding acyltransferase family protein; protein product: MYLNYINYFRGFAILMVVLGHFLYFPESTVTEKIVKAVIKGGTSPFVFISGFLFHHIFYRRGFDYKKFMKNKFKNVLLPYTIVVIPGLIYVVSQHNLDSYIYEKSKVLYIILYYLSGNALTATWYIPFAMLLFLASPIFVKFINLKNTEQKVIIFLLLIISMIIQRPIRDLTINLFQAFIYFSPFYCLGIYVSMNKEKIGKILERNTLILGIIWLITLIFQVKYNILETTQKSIFEIKGVDLVVPEKFFICLFFLGLFIKLENLNNALGDGIKKILNLLAECSFGIFFIHNYFILLFWEKYHTGIGILQSLTLGIVTIFLSTLIVLLFKKGLGKNSRILIGS
- a CDS encoding RnfABCDGE type electron transport complex subunit B, giving the protein MEAVLIPAIVLGVTGLAMGLFLAFASIKFEVQVDPKIEAIGGILPGANCGGCGFPGCSGYAAAIVEEGVPMSLCAPGGASVAAKIGEIMGASVDVSSEKIVARVLCQGDNTRTTKIYDFEGELQTCAAMTLYAGGDKSCAYSCLGHGDCEKVCPVDAIKVNKRGIAEVDEDKCISCGLCQKACPKSVIAMLPKNKKVTVTCSSKDKGAVAKKACTTACIGCGICAKNCPVDAITVENNLAKIDPAKCISCGICATKCPTKAIVSDIEPRKAEIIEDNCIGCTACARKCPVSAIEGAVKEKHHVITDKCVGCGICFDACKFKAIKMNVV